AGGATTTTCCACTGTAGGGactttactttaatttatttcatttcattttgtttcatttcatttaatttccttttatttcatttcattatttcatttcatatatatatatatatatatatatatatatatatatatatacatatatatatatatatatatatatatatatatatatatatatatatatatatatatatatatatatatatatatataacgacataagtaaaataacaaaatacataaaaataacaaaaaaaatatcaacTACGGTATAAtgtaatgaaatgaaataaaaggaaattaaatgaaatgaaacaaaatgaaatgaaataaattaaagtaaagtCCCTACAGTGGAAAATCCTTTTGTAGTAATGAActggtaaataataataatgataatactaataacaatgataataatagtaataataataatgaaagaaTACATGGTAATAcataataatgacaaaataataacAGTACAATATAAATATGATAAACAGTGTAAAAATGCAATgccatatataccggtatatatatatatatatatatatatatatatatatatatatatatatatatatatatatatatatatatatatatatatatatatatatatatattggtattaTATATACTAAACGTTAAATAACTAAATGCATACACAATATGAAATTAAATACAAtgtgaataaaaaaacaattaaagtaaacaaaatagaataaaacaaaatgCAATACAATGAAATGAAATTGCCTCCACAGTGGAAAATCAATaaactaataaataaaaaacaatacaatgaaaatacaataaatagtttataataaataaaataaacacatttccatgcaatatgtttattaattattatcaacATACAAtgacattaataaaataaataaataaactccaaaatataaaataaatgtaatgaaatggaaaaaaatttaaataacacaaaataaaataaaataaaataaaataaaataaattaaaatacattcTGAGGATGTAATAATTATTTGCCTTTCATATTTACTTGGCATtacattttgtaggaatacatatcacaaaaacacacattttcactCAATACTCTTTACTTTGAAACTTCGTTGTTTGTTTTTACTTGTAGCCAACCAACCAGAATCCAAGGTGTGTGTCCATGGCTACCTCTTCCCACTACCAGTTACACTTGGCCCAGTACCTCATCCCTTCTATGACGCGACAGCAGGTGCTGCACCTTTAAGCCAACAAAGAAGGAATATGTactcaaaaatatatttcttgtaataacaaacgttgcttggatttgTTTTAGTTTTCAGAGGTTTCTGGACAGTCTTCATAATCCTGGCATTGGTCTCAGCTCTGACTGGGAGCTTCCTCCTGGTCTGCGGGGTCCCTTTTATCAGCCATAAACTCTACAAGCTTGGAGGAGCCTTTTTCATCATTGCTGGTATGCGAAAAGCACATTGTGCCTGTGGGCCAATACAGCGCATCCCAACCACTGTGTCGCGGCATATTAATGGGCTTTGGTTCAATACATGTTGTAAAACATTGGCCAAATATacacaaaagaaaagaaaattgttGGAGCCATTGAAGCGTCCAGAATATCTAAAAAGTCACCTGCAGATTTGAGACTCAAGACGTACAACATGTCTACGTGGTCCTAGTTGCAGTCAGCTGTTCATGCCTGTCACATGACAGACACAACCTGCTCACACATGAGCAAATATATCACTCACTTACTGTTAATGTCCCCGCAGTTGGTGCAAGTAAACACTGCCACCATGGTGATCATATAACAACTGCAAGGGATTTTAACACAGCAATGATCAACGTCTTTGTATTTCTCCACAGCATGCTCGTTCCTCTTCGTTTTGCTGCTCTTCGTGCTGTGGATGGAAGTGGTGGACGTGAAACGTTACATCCTCCAGGAGAGAGGCGAGACATGTTCTGATGGCCAAGTTTCAGTATTCTATGGCCTGTCGTTTATGGTGGCTGCAGCCGGCGTCCCCCTGGAGCTCGTGTCTGGGCTAGTCTTCATGCTTGTGGGCCGAGCGCTGCTTGCCAACAAGTGAGCAGGCCATCTGGCATACATGCAGGGGGTGACgcaactgacctttttatatatccTGCACGAGGACTGAGCAGCTATTCTTGCAAAATGTCGTCACCTTTCTGTGGAGGTACGACAACAGAGACGCACGTTGGAAATAAAGTATAATGTTATTATAGCTCAAAATAACAACAATCTACATAAGGACAAATTTGCCTCGGATTTGATGAAATTGAAaagatatatacagtttatacgcATCTGTACATTTTTATTGGGATTTTCAATGTTCAATTCAATTTGATTAAATCTGGATCATATCAACATGACTTTTTCTTTGACAATACAGTTTATACCTTGCATGCAAATACAGATGTGTGTTTGAATTGGATATTAATTTAACAGGGACGTGTATCTGTTTTCACATTCCTATAtttttttgtttcgtttttttcattaaattttattgacatccagcatcagacattcctatccatgacatcatatttacatacatcatatatctgttgtctgccctaaatgtcacgTTTGTATCCCAACGGTGCCacccctccccccaaaaaagaaaaaaacagcaggaaaacaaaataatatttacagattcttcaattaaataaagaaaaaaaaagaaaacataatgcattattaataataataatcagaaataaaaaagaagaatatatatatatatatatatatatatatatatatatatatatatatatatatatatatatatatatatatatatatatatatatatagagagagagatgaaatagtcttgtgatttttttccccacacatacatatatatatatatatatatatatatatatatatatacatccatccatccattttccaaccGCTTATTCCCGTCGGGATagcggggggggcgctggagcatatctcagctacaatcgggcatatatatatatatatatatatatatatatatatatatatatatatatatatatatatataggccctgtgatgaggtggcgaattgtccagagtgtaccccgcatttttcggagtataagtcgcactggagtataagccgcacctgccgaaaatgcataataaagaaggaaagaaacatatataagtcgctttggagcccggccaaactatgaaaaaaactgcgacttatagtccgaaaaatacggtatatatatatatatatatatatatatatatatatatatatatatatatatatatatataagcggaagaagatggatggatggatatatatatatatatatatatatatatatatatatatatatatatatatatatatatatatatatatatatatatatatatatatatacatatatatatatatatatatatataaatataaatatatatatatatatatatatatatatatatatatatatatatatatatatatatatatatatatatatatatatatatatatatatatatatttataaatagggagtaatctttttttcttttttttttttaaacagtacaatCACATTCCTATATTTCTTATGACCCTATATAATGCTaatgaataattttgccacacatagtgtgtgtgtgacaatcatcggtactttaactttaacgttgcttggatggcaacatattttgctccaaaacctgtatgtacctttcagcattaatggtgcattcaTAGATGCGTAAGTTAAccttgccttgggcactaatacacccccataccatcacagatgctggcttttgaactttgcgcctataacaatccggatggttctttttctctttgttccggaggacacaacgtccacagtttccaaaaacaatttgaaatgtgggctcgtcagcctacagaacacttttccactttgcatcagtccatcctagatgagctcaggcccaagccggcagcgtttctgggtgttgttgataaatggctttcgctttgcatagtagagttttaacttgcacttacagatgtagcgacaaactgtagttactgacagtggttttctgaagtgttcctgagcccatgtggttatatcctttacacaccgatgttgctttttgatgcagtaccgcctgagggattggaggtctgtaatatcattgcttacgtgcagtgatttctccagattctctgaaccttttgatgatattacggaccgtagatggtgaaatctctaaattccttgcaatagctggttgagaaatgttgttattaaactgttcgacaatttcctcaggcatttgttcacaaagtggtgaccctcgccccatccttgtttgtgaatgactgagcatttcatggaagctgcttttatacccaatcatggcacccacctgttcccaattagcctgttcacctgtgggatgttccaaataagtgtttgatgagcactgtgtttccacttgtggcagcttttttgaaacatgctgcaggcatcaaattgcaaatgagctaatatttgcaaaaaaaaacaccgTTTTCCAGTTCTAACttaaagtatcttgtctttgcagtctattccattgaatataagttgaaaagtatttgccaatcattgtattctgtttttatttacgatttacacaacatgccaacttcactggttttgtgttgtgtacatttttattatattacttcataaaactactgtagaagTTCGTACCTAATTCAATTGTATTGCTTgtatacagtatttcttatctaaatatttttttctttttaagagGTATGTTTTAAGTAAAAGTGTGCTATTTTGTGGGGCAGGCCAATTTCAATGAATTTCAATTAAATATGTAGGTTTGAGATACAAAATTGAAGCACTACTGTACATATACTTTTCTgcagcaggttaaaagataacatcCCTACATAAAATGATATATTAAAGCATCAATAGTTAcagaaataggttagtgttttatttttttttccaaatcctCATTGAATTCATCAAGTCCTGCCTTTATCAATGCTTTAACACATACAAAGGAAACCTATGCAGCTGTCCTTCCTGTCCTGGCTTTGGCATGGGATCAAACAAACTGGAGTGGAACAAGACCAGAGTGGCGAGTGGCTGGATGGAGTGGAAAGAGGAATTATTTAAATAGTAGGGATGGATATGTGGTTGCTTGGGAGAAGAATTGATGCATTTTGGGGTCCTAGTTAATCACTTTCCATCATCTCCTTTCACTATTAAACTTTTACTACCCACCAATCATCACACGACACATCCTCATACTTACTGTTTTGATTTATTGTGTTAGTATAAATGTTTGTTATACTGACATCAGTCTCTATTAAAATCAAGTAATGAatggacattttttttccttgccttttttttaacaatctGTGTGTTGAAGTAGCTTGAATGTTTATGGGACTTTGACTCTCCAACTAACCCTATTTATTACCCTTTAAACATTTTGCAAcattatttctgttctaaattgctcATTTGCATGAGTTAGGCATGATACAAATCTAAAATTACCCATATTGCACGAGGCTATGAAGCAACAACACATAATTATATAAAATGTCACAAAATTTTACAGTTTTGTTTATTGTAAGTCAGTAACTGCTTTGTGACTTGTtgtttattcatgttttatgtaaATGATTTAATTTAAGAGAAAACAAAGCAAAATAGCagtgaaataatacaaaatgattACACAAAGTctgtgtttacactgcaggccaaattttatattatataattgtttcttttgttgatatcagagtccgttctacAAAAAAGGTAATCCTTGGAAGCGTACAGCTTATGGATAGGGACCCACACATAAAATACAATCAGGGCCGgctcgtggcataggccgtataggcaaatgctaagtcaccacatcaaaaaatcaacacaagatgtcaaaacggccaaaactgtcaggtgcccagggaagaaaaaagagaaaagaagaggaggagaaacgagaaaaagacaagaggtagcaggtaggtaacgttagcctacatgaaattatttgtctgttacagaatgtgatagtaacctggctttttagcattaagctaatgttacatgattcggcaattgctaatcaataaatagctagttctgttttaacgttgggttaatattgtggagggggctaaattggtatggaaaataataatgtaacgttaggtaattacagtactcccaccttacattcctcagggacatttgtattagatcttttaagcaggtgtttttgtttacattgttattgccttctggttaggtaatgtttgccctgcaggtaatagtcacttttccacccctttatatattaggtatagttgtaagcctagttgttaaagtgcacatcattaatgtaaattaagcaatatgtatgtaaaaaatattgtatttcatatattcattttttattttttgcattcatttatttattcatattttttttatcttgttaactattctgattgttaatttgctttctttaagtaaaaaaaaggtcaaagacaaagctattcggtttcttgtgcgtatatacacttcactgccgatgtgggggggcgccacctaaaatcttgcctagggcgccagattggttagggccgggcctgaataCAATACAATTAATTTCAAAACATACCCACCCAATACCAGTGGCGGGCCATGCCTTTcctacctaggccttcagtgatgtccgacttcaatgattacctttcaaaataccatcattaatgtcaccacatgaccattgctggagaaattctATACAGAAACACGTTTACGCACTACTGGCCATTaaaacacctcaacagtgtacaaaacaagcTATTTTTTGGCacgtttaaaaatcaataaacccgcatcagcaattgaaacatatcttatgtgctactgtcatacttgccaaccctcccggattttccgggagactcccgaaattcagcgcctctcccgaaaacctcccgggacaaattttctcccgaaattcagccggagctgaaggccacgccccctccagctccatgcggacctgagtgagacagcctgttttcacgtctgctttcccacaatataaacagcatgcctgcccaatgacgttataactgtagaatgatcgagggcgagttcttggtttcttatgtgggtttattgttaggcagtttcattaacgtcctcccagcgcggtaacaacacacaacaacagcagtcatgttttcgtctaccgtaaagcagttcgtctgccgtaaacagcaatgttgtgacactcttaaacaggacaatactgccatctactgtacatgcatatgtgacaataacatctacggcttttagagagtgcagtgcacaacttcgcacacaacaagaagacgaagcagaagaacgaggaagatacagccgtggcgacgccgacgacaagtaagatgaagaaatacgcttgtaagttccaagccgcagctgcgattggacctggagagcctccgggaagaagtagtggactaccaagtgcttggcagtgaagatctcctCAGGAAGCaacgattgaccggttttgggccatgctagggagagatggaagattctagactctagtgcatttgatgaaagcacttttgtgcgtgccacacagcaatgcatcatcagagagggtgttcagcatggttagaaaaatagtgacagagaatagaacaacaatgagtagagttaTGTagtagtgttatgtgtgtgtatattgtaaataaatgaacactgaaattcaagtatttcttttatatatatatatatatatatatatatatatacacacagtatatatatatatatatatatatatatatatatatatatatatatatatatatatatatatatatatatatatatatatatatatatatatatatatatatatatatatagctagaattcactgaaagtcaagtatttcttatatatatatatatatatatatatatatatatatatatatatatatatatatatatgtatactttccggggttggccgacatcgtctcacaagatttcatttttctttaaatatccttcttgaaaatggccttgcaaatgtatgcattgtcttgtctaatcataaaagatgcagacgaggtgtgttggctgagttcttaaattTTACTCCACAGTGTGCTCATCAAAACCATCCAGATAcaggcatgtctacattcaacaacctaaacggggctactgcgcatgctcttcactactgtggcatgctgggtaatggactTCTTATgtcacctagctcataacatcacatatcTGCCtttggccagctagaaggccttactgacaacaacttgtgatctgattggctatcgcaactgtctgtcaaatgtttgtgcattgttgattctaaaggcctcgggcagatttggtacatcatggctacataagctagctgaattctgattggacaaaagctCTATTATCTTTAAttgtgatcatgatttctggttatgttaggccatcaGAGAAGGCCTTTGACATCACACTAGCCATCTGCAGATCCTGAAAATTTGTTTTgagtgatgtccgctgtaatatcgaCACAGATTACAAATAATACGTCTCTAATGTctatgttgatgttaaatagcagacttcATCATGAAACAATCTTAGATTGCGCTACGGACATGACGCCACTACCAAGAACGTATCAGGGCGGAAGCAGGTCCGATGAAACGAAAGACTTGCAGAAGAGTTTTCTGGAAGGAATTTTTGGATGAAAATCATGGAAAAACATCTCTTCAATATCTCAAAGTTCATTTCTAAAgcactgtggattgatggaaggagttttaaatccaaaaG
Above is a window of Nerophis lumbriciformis linkage group LG35, RoL_Nlum_v2.1, whole genome shotgun sequence DNA encoding:
- the LOC133575317 gene encoding transmembrane protein 182-like, producing MRVGAAALAGGIFGSLGTMCFFLAFGTDYWLVASDNCGPYTWPTMKDNNSNWTEFVNAVDVSSASLTLHHEGFFWRCVFQVEPAADAVLATLFTNQPESKVCVHGYLFPLPVTLGPVPHPFYDATAVFRGFWTVFIILALVSALTGSFLLVCGVPFISHKLYKLGGAFFIIAACSFLFVLLLFVLWMEVVDVKRYILQERGETCSDGQVSVFYGLSFMVAAAGVPLELVSGLVFMLVGRALLANK